The Hydra vulgaris chromosome 11, alternate assembly HydraT2T_AEP genome contains a region encoding:
- the LOC136086719 gene encoding uncharacterized protein LOC136086719, producing MEQFDNLQEYFLKVLPNQKEFNGKAGIATTERYIHIKKALNSKMLPAIAYSVIFIAHDLKGFTVALETKQPMITVLFPKMQNLLKSLLSKFVIDDVILQPSKRLKPISKLKTFDLNNAEIHKNKCELGKKTA from the exons ATGGAGCAGTTTGACAATTtgcaagaatattttttaaaagttctaccAAATCAAAAAGAGTTCAATGGTAAAGCAGGTATTGCAACAACTGAAAGGTACATTCATATTAAGAAAGCACTAAATAGTAAAATGTTGCCTGCCATTGCATACTCTGTCATCTTTATTGCTCATGATCTCAAAGGCTTCACAGTTGCATTAGAAACAAAACAGCCAATGATTACAGTCCTGTTCCCAAAGATGCAGAACCTTCTAAAGAGTTTGCTCTCAAAGTTTGTTATTGATGATGTTATTCTGCAACCATCCAAACGGTTAAAGCCTATATCAAAGTTGAAAACCTTTGACTTAAATAATGCTGAGATTCACAAG aaCAAATGTGAACTTGGTAAGAAAACTGCTTGA